Part of the Candidatus Anoxymicrobium japonicum genome, GTTGAACAGCGGTGGTTGGCTGTGGAGGTAAAGAACGCTTTCCAGCAGGCGAGTTCGCAGCAGCGCCGGATCCAGATACTGCCAGAACCAGGGCAGTGAGCTGCCGTCGAAGCGGACACCCAGGGCGAAGTATAGCGCCTGGAAGAGCGCAAACACGGCAACGAGATAGAGCGCCAGTCGCCTGTATGTTGCATTCTCGATGTGATAACGGGTTTCCTGCATGTGATTTTCCGGTGCGAAGGCCCTGGACACGTCTGGTAGCTGGGGTCCATGTGTCGTCAACGCATCACTTTGTAAACGTACCACACTTCATGGGGGATGAATCGCTCCAGGTGCAGCAGGCGCAACACGCGATACAGGAGGAATTCCGTGACGTCCCCCGATTGTGCCGTAGAAATCTGCACCAGGCGATCTTGCACTTTGTCAATGGATAGGGCCCAACTCCCCCCCTCTGAAGTGGACAACTTCGGCGTCCAGACGATGTAGCGATCGCGCCCGGCGTGCTGTTGCAGCATTTCGGGTGTCACCTCAGACACGCCCAGTGTCTTGGGTGTGGCGGAGGTGTATCTTTGCGCGTAGGGCGCCACGCTATCGAGGGTATATACGATATCACCATCCTTTACTACGCTGTCGAGGCTAGAGAATACCTGCTCGCGTAACTGGTGCAGGCTGCGCGAACTCTCGATCACCTGAAAGCTGATCTCGAACATCCCATAGGCCAGCAGAGCCAGGGTCGCGACATAGAGTATCTGCCAGGTACGCCGCCGCGCCAACCGGCCGATCTCGGAAACACCGATGGGCAGCCAGATGAAACAGGGGATAATGGCCGGGATAGCGTAGCGGTTGGAGAAGTAGGCATAAAACGGCAGGAGCAACGTGAACGACGTCAGGAACAGGACGAGATAGGTCGCCATGGGCGAACCGATTCTGCGAAACGACTTGACCATGCCCAGGGTCGCGATGGGTGTCAGCAACACAAACAGCCCGCGAAAGTCCAGGAACATGTAACGGAGGTAACCGGGCAACTGGAATTCGTGCCCGGAACCCAGGTCCTTGAAAAAGAACTGGAGCCCGAAGATGGGATGCACTGACGTGTAGCTCACCGCGATCGGGTTGTCCATGTACTGGATGTTGTAGATAAGTTGGGGTATGTAAGGGATCAGCGCGACCAGAACGCCGCTGATGTGCCATTTGTAGTATTTGCGCGTCACCCACATGAAGTAGGCGAAGGCGAAGATGAAGAACCCGCTGGCATAGCGCATGCTGACGGCCAGCGATGCCGTCAGATACCCCAACACCAGGTCCAACGGCTTGTGGTGTTTCACAAACCGGAAATGGAAGTACACCATCAGCACGATGAACATGACGGTGGGGATGTCCGAGAACACCTGTGTCGCATAGCGCAAGAACGGGTAGGAAAGCACGAACAGCAGGCTTACGTACGCGGAGACGGTCGGCGAACTGTGTTCCAGATTGATCTTGTAGAGCAGAAAGGCGGAAATCAACAGCGATATGCCTGAAAATAGCAGTCCGAAAGATACGGCATCGAGCTGGAGGTACAGGGGAATCGCCAAGACGTAGCTGAAGAGGATATTTCGGTGTTGGAATCCCGAGTTCCCGGTTTGATGGAGGTATTCGGCGGTTTTTAGCCACTCGTAGGGGTCCACTTGTAGGGTCCTATCTGCCAGCGCGAACAGCAAGATCGTGGCCAGCGCCAGCACGACCAGGATCAAGGCATGGCGCGTAAGCACCCTGGCCGGGCTTTGGATGGGCTTTGCTTTTGAGGAGGTTACGATGTTCGCCATAGGTGATTGTGTTTCCGGATGCCGACCGAAAGCTGACACGGCATTACCCCGCTACCGGTTCTTGTCGCACCGGAGGCCTGGCCGTGTTCAGCTTTTGTTTGCAAGTATCAGATTACCCCGCGTCCTCGGCGCTCAGCACCACCGTCACCGTGTTCAGCAGGATCTGCAAATCCCAGAGCGACGATCGCTTGCGGATGTATTCCAAGTCCAGATCGACGATTTCGTCAAAGCTGAGTCGGCTGCGGCCGTTGATTTGCGCCCAGCCCGTGAGCCCGGGCAATACAGCCAGACGCTTCCAGTGGCGCTCGTTATACAGCGCCACCTCATAGTCAATCGAAGGGCGAGGTCCCACCAGGCTCATATCGCCTTTGATCACGTTGATCAACTGAGGAAGCTCGTCCAGACTGGTGCGACGCAGCCACTGGCCAACCCTGGTCACCGTGTAGCCGTTGGACACCGGTTTGTAGATAGTGTGGCCATTGGTGTCCTGCTGATCTGTGCTGGCGTTGCCCTTGATGTAGGCCTCCGCGAATTGGCGATGCTCTTCGGTATGGTTGTGGCCGTTGGTCATGGACCGGAACTTGTAGAAATCAAAGACCCGGCCACCTAATCCGCTGCGACGTTGGATGTAAATCACGGGGCCCGGCGAATCCAGCTTGATCGCGATCGCAATCATCAGGATGAACGGTGCAAGTAGGATCAGAAGGCTGATGGAGATCAAGATATCGAGCCACTGTTTGACCAGCGGGTAGAGTGCCTGTGAGACTTGATGGCGTAAGTTCCACCCGGTTGTCGTCTCGAGTCTGATCTGCCATGGGGCGAGATGGGTGTGTTCGTTGAGCATGTTATGATCGCTTTTGCCGGTCGTCGGAGTACACCATAACTTGTACCCTGACGCACCTTTTCTATGATGACGAGCTTATGCCTGCCGCGTTGAGTCATTCAAAATCTACCATACGACAGTGACAAAAACCTGTAATCCAGGGGTGGTCAAGATGAAAGATTTGTTATGGAGCGGGGCGTTCCCTGCTGCCAGTACAGACCCTGCGCTCGTTCCTGCTTGCACATCAAGGATCATCTTGCCACTCACGGCACGCGATGTAACCATTGCAGATCGCGAACCCAGTTCCAGGTATCCAGTATGCCCTCCTCCAGCGGTATCTGAGGTTGCCACCTGAGTGCACGTTGGGCGCGTTTGCTATCAAGCACCAGTCGAGGCACGTCGAACGGCCTGGCCGGCAAGCGCACGATGCGTGGTGGGCGCCCGATCACCCTCTCGATCACCTCCAGCAATTGATTCAGCGACGTGCCTTGCCCACTGGCGATGTTGAAGATGGGGCCGGTTGTCTCAGTCGTCGCGGCCGCCAGGCAGGCTCTCACGAGGTCCGTCACGTGCAGGTAGTCCCTGATGATCTCACCATCCCCCCACACGGAGATCGGCAGTTCCTGAGCAATGCGGCCGAGAAACACGCCAACGACCCCCTGATGCCCCACCGGGTTCTGTCTCGGGCCGTATGGGTTGGATGGCCTGAGGATCGTGTAAGACAGGTCGTGCAGGTGTTTGTACAGTTGCAGGTATTTCTCGATGGTCAGTTTGACGATCCCGTACGAACAGATCGGGTGGGTGGGAGCGGCTTCAGTCACCGGCAAGGCGTTAGGAGTGCCGTAAACCGTCCCGCCGGATGATAGGAAGATGACCTTTTTGACGTGCCTGGCGACGCACACATCCAGCAGCCGCACGGTGTCGACCAGATTGCTCTGGATGTCGAAGATCGGTGCGTCGTTGGACGACTCGGGTATGGTCGTGCTGGCCAGATGGAAGAGCACATCGCCGCCGTCCAGCACCGTGCCGAGCAACCCCGCGTTTCCCAGTTCTCCTTGAACGTACTCAACGCCCGGCATGGGCGGTCGGTAACGCTCTGGCGCACGATCATACACCGTGATCTGCCAGCGGTCGGCCAGAAGGGCATCCACCAGGTGGCTGCCGATGAAGCCATTCCCGCCTATGACGACTGCTCTCATGTGAGGTGGTCCTCAGCGCAGAATGGGGGGCA contains:
- a CDS encoding NAD-dependent epimerase; the encoded protein is MRAVVIGGNGFIGSHLVDALLADRWQITVYDRAPERYRPPMPGVEYVQGELGNAGLLGTVLDGGDVLFHLASTTIPESSNDAPIFDIQSNLVDTVRLLDVCVARHVKKVIFLSSGGTVYGTPNALPVTEAAPTHPICSYGIVKLTIEKYLQLYKHLHDLSYTILRPSNPYGPRQNPVGHQGVVGVFLGRIAQELPISVWGDGEIIRDYLHVTDLVRACLAAATTETTGPIFNIASGQGTSLNQLLEVIERVIGRPPRIVRLPARPFDVPRLVLDSKRAQRALRWQPQIPLEEGILDTWNWVRDLQWLHRVP
- a CDS encoding UDP-phosphate galactose phosphotransferase codes for the protein MLNEHTHLAPWQIRLETTTGWNLRHQVSQALYPLVKQWLDILISISLLILLAPFILMIAIAIKLDSPGPVIYIQRRSGLGGRVFDFYKFRSMTNGHNHTEEHRQFAEAYIKGNASTDQQDTNGHTIYKPVSNGYTVTRVGQWLRRTSLDELPQLINVIKGDMSLVGPRPSIDYEVALYNERHWKRLAVLPGLTGWAQINGRSRLSFDEIVDLDLEYIRKRSSLWDLQILLNTVTVVLSAEDAG